From Nerophis lumbriciformis linkage group LG39, RoL_Nlum_v2.1, whole genome shotgun sequence, one genomic window encodes:
- the nup188 gene encoding nucleoporin NUP188 encodes MADSEMSFRSCRELWTILLGRSALREPIQIQSELETHWDRLHQGLSYYKSPSSSSAGKVKEKKDVAQPLKDFGLRISKLLALDELQSVQLLQCYLQEDYRGTRNSLKVVLKDERQSQAMLLKVADYYYEERMCLLRCVLLMLTYFQDERHPYRAEYSNCVNKLEKDLVNNYQSQFQNLFKAEAPTWETHGNLMTERQVSRWFLQCLREQSLLLEIIFLYYAYFEMSPADLLAFTKMFKEQGFGLRQTNRHLVDKSMDALVDRIGYLGSLILVEGMDIDFLHKCALEDCTQQHQFSNVLDIVKEMDQLLLTFGDLPHHGPVLLAWVLLRHTLRPDESNPGIRMIGSTALQLEVFKYLSTMLKGLGVSGNNCTASTAKMCVYGLLSFVITSFEEESLQTGSAGAQNSYLIDAACEVLSAPSLAEVFWEMKPNMGLGVILDSAVGMFPHKIGPLLQLLTALLSNKSTVKKVYNFLDKMSFYTQAYKHKPNDIIAKEDETLWRRQTPKRLYPLGTGQTNLWMPQGTLGQVMIGGEQGYVVRWDHSYSSWTLFTCEVEMLLHVVSTADVLAHCARVKPILDLMHKIISTDWTVSDWLLPLTSRIYMLLQRLTSVINPPVDVIASCINCLSVLAARMPGKVWSSLQRTGFLPFASNPLTSMGQCISAEGMKAGNYGNLLVQIEQPRGEYAVTMAFLKLVTTLVKGQLGSTQNKGLIPCVLLVLKEMLPTYHKWRYNTYGVRERIGCLILELIHAILNLSPEGEDHGSTPTLQSLCIYSLANTEAGQAVVNIMGVGVDKIDVVLAAQPSSGGSEGPGHILIQTVKLAFSVTNNAIRLKPPSDAVSPLEQALTQHGGHGNNLVVVLAKYIYHKHDPALPRLAIQLLKRLATVAPMSVYACLGNDAAAIRDAFLTRLQSKTEDMRIKVMILEFLTVAVETQPGLIELFLNLEVKDGNEGSKEFLLGEWSCLHVVLDLIDSKQQGKYWCPPLLHRAALAFLLALWQDRRDSAISVLRTKDRFWENLTTPLFGTLAPPSDTTEPCVLETCAFAMKIVGLEIFYVHSGSLEASLKDGLQKFSNTRRYECWSQYIKSLVCHVAAMEDEGVCYFPEQTHMLMLAWRMLLILATSHSDVMQLTDNQTKMKLFIDVLDATKAALTRPMSLPCLRLGSMMATLLLVLLKQWRSVVATAPDVLSPLSLILECVLQADQQMMERTKAKILSALISVLQIQGLNGGEISQLPQLLSSVCETVKDEALALIDNTRHVQRSLEPPEDEDSMETDVPRGPQKDQRDGVCVLALHLAKELCRADEDGEHWVSVMRKVPVLPSVLSAMELSLRSKQNLYFTEAALHLLLTLARTLQGASAVAGAGVIQTICLPLLGVYEGSPNGSSQSFTRKSQDSACWPGVYRLCMSLMESLLKTLRYNFINEALDFVGVHQERILQCLNAVRTVQSLACLDEADHTVGFLLQLSSFCSEWQFHLPKLLHDVQVNLCYLCQTCTYLLHSKKMLHHYLQAKNGESLPPTPLARTQRPPQTPSKEPAMACRGEREEVEQKAEQKALLAVQCSLLKILSKTLASLQHFTPDCCQILLDQCMDLAEYRTLFVLSFTTPAFDPDVAPSFGTLLATINVALSMLSEMEKKKEVSLSVVSLASSEEIQALKSLLMFTMENCFYVLTSQAVRCLKDAAILPRDKQRLKQELSSELSTLLSSLSRHFRRGSPSSPASGILPCTQAKPPTPGSKGLHEGQEPFIQLVQAFVRLVQR; translated from the exons ATGGCGGACTCGGAGATGAGCTTCAG AAGCTGTCGAGAGTTATGGACCATATTGCTGGGAAGATCAGCCCTGCGAGAGCCG ATTCAAATCCAGTCCGAGCTCGAAACCCACTGGGACAGACTACATCAAGGGCTAAGCTACTACAAGTCGCCCAG CTCCTCCTCTGCTGGCAAAGTGAAGGAGAAGAAAGATGTCGCTCAGCCTTTAAAAGATTTCGGTCTTAGGATCAGTAAGTTGCTG GCACTTGATGAGCTGCAGAGTGTGCAGCTGTTGCAATGCTACCTGCAGGAGGACTACAGGGGAACTCGGAACTCTTTAAAG GTGGTTCTAAAGGATGAGCGGCAAAGCCAGGCAATGCTACTTAAG GTAGCTGACTATTACTACGAGGAGCGCATGTGTCTACTCAGGTGTGTCCTGCTCATGCTGACCTACTTCCAAGACGAGCGACACCCCTACAGG GCCGAGTACTCGAACTGTGTCAACAAACTGGAGAAGGACCTGGTGAACAACTACCAGTCCCAGTTCCAGAACCTCTTCAAAGCCGAGGCGCCGACATGGGAGACCCACGGAAACCTCATG ACGGAGCGGCAGGTGTCCCGGTGGTTCCTGCAGTGCCTGAGAGAGCAGTCACTGCTGCTGGAGATCATCTTCTTGTACTACGCCTACTTCGAGATGAGCCCGGCCGACCTGCTGGCCTTCACCAAAATGTTCAAGGAGCAGGGCTTTGGTTTGCGGCAGACCAACAGGCACCTGGTGGACAAGAGCATGGACGCGCTAGTGGACAGGATCGG CTACCTTGGCTCCCTTATCCTGGTGGAGGGCATGGACATAGACTTCCTCCACAAGTGTGCATTGGAGGACTGTACTCAGCAGCACCAGTTCTCCAACGTTCTTGACATCGTCAAG GAAATGGACCAACTGCTGTTGACCTTTGGGGACCTCCCTCATCACGGCCCAGTCCTGCTGGCCTGGGTCCTGCTGAGGCACACACTGAGACCGGACGAATCCAACCCAGGCATTAGGATGATCGGCAGCACCGCCTTGCAGCTGGAGGTCTTTAAATACCTGTCCACCATGCTGAAAGGCCTCGGAGTCTCAGGGAACAAC TGCACAGCAAGCACAGCCAAGATGTGCGTTTACGGCCTCCTGTCATTCGTCATCACATCGTTTGAAGAGGAAAGCCTTCAG ACTGGCAGCGCCGGGGCTCAGAACTCCTACCTGATCGACGCCGCCTGCGAGGTCCTCTCCGCTCCCAGTCTGGCCGAAGTCTTCTGGGAGATG AAGCCCAACATGGGATTGGGAGTGATCCTGGACAGCGCCGTCGGAATGTTCCCTCATAAGATTGGACCTCTTTTGCAGCTCCTCACTGCGCTTCTGTCTAACAAGTCCACCGTTAAAAAG gtgtacaaCTTTTTGGATAAGATGTCCTTCTACACCCAAGCTTACAAACATAAACCTAATGACATCATCGCCAAGGAAGATGAGACATTGTGGAGAAGGCAGACTCCAAAACGTCTTTACCCGCTTG GCACAGGCCAGACCAACCTATGGATGCCGCAAGGAACTCTGGGCCAGGTGATGATTGGCGGCGAACAGGGCTACGTGGTGCGGTGGGACCACTCGTACAGCTCCTGgactttgtttacatgtgaagtggagatgctgctccatgtTGTTTCTACTGCAG ATGTCCTAGCTCACTGTGCACGTGTAAAGCCCATCCTGGACCTTATGCACAAGATCATCAGCACAGACTGGACCGTGTCCGACTGGCTGTTGCCTCTCACCTCACGCATATACATGTTGCTGCAGAG GTTAACTTCGGTCATCAACCCGCCAGTGGACGTGATCGCGTCATGCATCAACTGCCTGTCTGTCCTGGCCGCCAGGATGCCTGGGAAG GTGTGGTCAAGTCTGCAGCGCACAGGCTTCCTCCCCTTCGCCTCCAACCCTCTGACCAGCATGGGCCAGTGTATCAG TGCGGAGGGCATGAAAGCGGGTAACTATGGCAACCTGCTGGTCCAGATCGAGCAGCCCAGGGGGGAGTACGCCGTGACCATGGCCTTCCTCAAGCTTGTCACAACTCTGGTCAAG GGTCAGCTGGGCAGCACTCAGAACAAAGGTTTGATTCCCTGCGTGCTGCTGGTCTTAAAGGAGATGCTGCCCACATACCATAAGTGGCGCTACAACACGTACGGGGTCAGGGAGAGGATCG GTTGTCTCATTTTGGAGCTCATCCACGCCATTCTTAATTTGAGTCCAGAGGGAGAAGATCATGGCAG CACTCCCACCCTGCAGTCACTGTGCATCTACAGCCTGGCCAACACCGAGGCGGGGCAGGCCGTGGTCAACATCATGGGGGTCGGCGTGGACAAAATAGACGTTGTTCTCGCCGCTCAGCCCAGCAG CGGCGGCTCTGAGGGTCCGGGTCATATCCTCATCCAGACGGTCAAGCTGGCCTTCTCGGTCACCAACAATGCAATTCGCCTGAAGCCGCCATCTGATGCGGTGTCCCCCCTGGAGCAAGCCCTGACGCAGCACGGCGGTCACGGCAACAACCTGGTGGTGGTCCTGGCCAAGTACATCTACCACAAGCACGACCCAGCGCTGCCACGCCTCGCTATCCAGCTTCTCAAGCGCCTAGCCACG GTCGCCCCTATGTCCGTGTATGCCTGCCTCGGCAATGACGCAGCCGCCATCCGCGACGCCTTCCTCACTCGTCTGCAGAGCAAGACAGAAGACATGAGAATCAAAGTCATGATCTTGGAGTTCCTGACTGTTGCCGTGGAAACTCAGCCGGGCCTCATCGAGCTTTTCCTTAACCTAGAAGTGAAGGATGGCAACGAGGGGTCAAAG GAGTTCCTGCTGGGCGAGTGGAGCTGCCTTCACGTGGTGCTCGACCTGATTGACTCCAAGCAGCAGGGCAAGTACTGGTGCCCCCCACTGCTCCACCGCGCTGCCCTAGCCTTCCTCCTGGCGCTGTGGCAGGACCGCCGCGACAGCGCCATTTCTGTCCTACGCACCAA AGACAGGTTTTGGGAGAACTTGACCACGCCACTTTTTGGAACCCTGGCGCCACCTTCAGACACCACTGAG CCTTGTGTTCTAGAAACGTGCGCCTTTGCCATGAAAATTGTCGGCCTGGAAATCTTCTACGTCCACAG CGGCTCCTTGGAGGCGTCTCTGAAGGACGGCCTGCAGAAGTTCTCCAACACGCGGCGCTACGAGTGCTGGTCGCAGTACATTAAGTCACTGGTTTGCCATGTGGCGGCCATGGAGGACGAGGGCGTGTGCTACTTTCCTGAGCAGACCCACATGCTGATGCTGGCCTGGCGCATGCTGCTCATTCTCGCCACCAGTCAC TCTGACGTGATGCAGCTGACTGACAACCAAACCAAGATGAAGCTTTTTATAGATGTGCTGGACGCCACCAAAGCTGCT CTGACCAGACCAATGTCTCTGCCGTGTCTTCGCCTCGGCTCCATGATGGCTACGCTGCTCCTTGTCCTGCTCAAACAGTGGCGAAG CGTGGTGGCCACGGCCCCCGACGTGCTGTCCCCGCTGTCCCTCATCCTGGAGTGTGTCCTGCAAGCCGACCAGCAGATGATGGAGAGGACCAAAGCCAAAATATTATCTGCACTCATTTCCGTGCTGCAGATCCAAGGGCTCAACG GCGGTGAGATTTCCCAGCTGCCCCAGTTGCTGTCTTCAGTGTGCGAGACGGTCAAAGACGAGGCCTTGGCGCTCATCGACAACACACGTCACGTCCAGCGCTCGTTGGAACCCCCGGAAGACGAGGACAGCATGGAGACGGACGTTCCTCGCGGACCCCAGAAGGACCAGAGAGACGGG GTGTGCGTGCTGGCGCTCCACCTGGCCAAGGAGCTGTGTCGTGCCGACGAAGACGGCGAGCACTGGGTGTCGGTGATGAGGAAGGTGCCGGTGCTGCCGTCGGTGCTGAGCGCCATGGAGCTCAGCCTGCGATCCAAGCAGAACCTCTACTTCACAGAGGCGGCGCTGCACCTGCTGCTCACATTGGCGCGCACTCTTCAGGGGGCATCGGCCGTCGCAGGAGCGGGCGTCATCCAAACAATATGTCTCCCACTCCTCGGCGTCTATGAAGGCTCCCCCAATGGAAGCTCTCAG AGTTTCACCCGCAAGTCTCAGGACTCTGCGTGCTGGCCTGGCGTCTACCGCCTGTGCATGTCTTTGATGGAGAGTCTCCTCAAGACGCTGCGTTACAACTTCATCAACGAGGCGCTGGACTTTGTCGGCGTGCACCAGGAGCGCATCCTCCAG TGTTTGAACGCCGTCAGGACGGTTCAGAGTCTGGCTTGTCTGGACGAGGCCGACCACACAGTCGGCTTCCTGCTGCAGCTCTCCAGTTTTTGCAGCGAGTGGCAGTTCCACTTGCCCAAACTGCTCCACGACGTTCAG GTGAACTTGTGCTACCTGTGTCAGACGTGCACATATTTGCTGCACAGTAAGAAGATGCTTCATCACTACCTTCAG GCTAAGAATGGCGAGTCCTTGCCACCCACGCCCCTCGCCAGGACACAGCGCCCCCCGCAGACGCCCTCCAAGGAGCCAGCGATGGCGTGCCGAGGGGAGCGGGAGGAGGTGGAGCAGAAGGCGGAGCAAAAGGCGCTGTTGGCTGTGCAGTGCAGCCTCCTGAAGATCCTCAGCAAGACGCTGGCCAGCCTGCAACATTTCACACCCGACTGCTGCCAAATCCTCCTGGACCAG tgcaTGGACCTGGCCGAGTACAGGACCTTGTTTGTGCTCAGTTTCACCACGCCGGCCTTTGACCCCGATGTGGCGCCTTCCTTTGGGACCCTCCTGGCCACCATCAACGTGGCTCTGAGCATGCTCAGTGAG